One Watersipora subatra chromosome 4, tzWatSuba1.1, whole genome shotgun sequence genomic window carries:
- the LOC137393197 gene encoding NADH dehydrogenase [ubiquinone] 1 alpha subcomplex subunit 7-like, with product MPPPPRDINRYLSRIRDFFLQRKYVINNRYAFEQVNRDVPTPTLPEGITHKLSANYYYTRDGRRESKPATIVTSQSTALLSDGGAESEPDSNKAEMRPGMFTPGPGLNPVTGRPDGPSPFR from the exons atgcCACCACCGCCTAGAGACATTAATCGATATCTTAGTAGAATCAGAGATTTTTTCTTGCAG CGCAAGTACGTTATCAACAACAGATATGCATTTGAACAAGTGAATAG AGACGTGCCAACTCCGACCTTACCAGAGGGAATCACCCATAAACTGTCAGCGAACTACTATTACACGCGAGATGGAAGGAGAGAATCGAAACCTGCCACGATTGTCACCAGTCAGTCCACTGCTTTGTTGTCAGATGGCGGCGCAGAGAG TGAACCAGATTCTAATAAGGCTGAGATGCGGCCTGGTATGTTTACTCCCGGACCAGGTCTCAATCCTGTCACAGGCAGACCTGATGGTCCATCTCCTTTTCGGTGA
- the LOC137394046 gene encoding neuronal acetylcholine receptor subunit alpha-10-like → MAALAILVSIALVLIGEADADKLEKDLINHLMDGYDKRIRPSHNASHSIAVTFGLALAQLIDVDEKNQIVTTNCWLNQAWIDTDLRWDPKDFNGISTILLPYDSVWLPDILLYNSADVVSSKTSAVSTNVIVTNTGNVTWLSTVIYKSSCTINVRYFPFDEQNCSMVFASWTYDGSQLNLTLVDKQGDLSNYMANSEFEMVNMYVERNIKYYSCCVEPYPDITYYIHLRRRPMFYVFNMLLPCFLITLVALLGFYIPSDSGEKVAMGITTLLSMTVFLMLVTEAMPPTSESLPLIGIYYFITMGIVSMATGLTVCTLNIHHKGVQGKTIPVWIQFLCFKILAPALCLKLHLPTRPADTGAFYYNEATAATDSEQSWSSDKKLLSHRRKSDKEGNLKIESEERLMSSPERLSPRGPFKTPLYRDVQSLHYPNSFKSKSRDAECSKSNGDKLDGYHENQSHHSPGRTAPDYVDRVDPWKPRNTDPDMRYRMEKLEEFEKNFALVLKSMGDTMRKSEERIATSEYREYIKREWQQVALVVDRLLLFVFVLLTIGVTMGLLLRGTILFAVSRHNSAKSSYFS, encoded by the exons ATGGCAGCCCTTGCTATCTTGGTCTCCATCG CTCTGGTCCTGATTGGAGAAGCTGACGCTGACAAACTTGAAAAGGACCTAATAAATCATTTGATGGACGGATATGACAAGCGTATTCGTCCTTCCCACAATGCATCGCACTCTATTGCTGTCACATTTGGGCTCGCCTTAGCACAGCTTATAGACGTG GATGAGAAAAATCAAATAGTAACAACCAACTGCTGGCTCAATCAGGCATGGATTGACACTGATCTAAGGTGGGACCCCAAAGATTTCAACGGTATCAGTACAATACTGCTGCCATACGACAGTGTCTGGCTGCCAGACATTCTTCTTTATAACAG CGCAGATGTCGTGTCATCAAAGACTTCAGCTGTCAGTACTAATGTCATAGTGACAAACACAGGGAATGTCACCTGGCTCTCTACCGTAATATACAAAAGCTCCTGCACTATCAATGTCAGGTACTTTCCGTTTGATGAGCAGAACTGCTCAATGGTATTCGCCTCCTGGACGTATGATGGATCTCAACTCAACTTGACACTCGTGGATAAGCAGGGTGATTTGTCAAACTACATGGCTAATAG TGAATTTGAAATGGTGAACATGTATGTGGAGAGGAATATCAAGTATTACTCATGTTGTGTGGAGCCATACCCAGACATTACCTACTATATCCATCTGAGAAGAAGGCCAATGTTTTATGTGTTCAATATGCTCCTTCCATGCTTTCTCATCACTCTAGTGGCTCTGCTCG GCTTTTACATTCCATCGGATTCTGGGGAAAAGGTTGCGATGGGCATTACAACACTTCTCTCAATGACGGTCTTCCTCATGCTGGTTACAGAGGCTATGCCACCGACGTCTGAAAGCCTCCCCCTTATAG GGATATACTATTTCATAACCATGGGTATTGTTTCCATGGCAACTGGGCTAACTGTATGCACATTAAACATTCACCACAAGGGTGTGCAAGGAAAGACTATTCCAGTGTGGATACAGTTCCTATGCTTTAAAATCCTGGCACCCGCTCTCTGTCTAAAACTTCACTTACCAACACGGCCAGCTGATACGGGAGCCTTTTATTACAATGAG GCGACAGCAGCAACAGATTCAGAGCAAAGTTGGTCATCAGATAAAAAGCTCTTATCTCACAGACGAAAGTCTGATAAGGAAGGGAATCTAAAGATTGAATCTGAAGAAAGGCTGATGTCCTCTCCAGAACGCTTGAGCCCTCGAGGACCCTTCAAGACTCCCCTTTATAGAGATGTG CAGTCACTGCATTATCCAAACTCATTCAAAAGCAAATCTAGAGATGCGGAATGTTCAAAATCAAATGGTGATAAATTGGATGGTTATCATGAAAATCAAAGTCACCATTCACCAGGTCGAACGGCTCCAGACTACGTAGACAGAGTGGATCCATGGAAGCCACGCAACACTGATCCAGACATGCGATATCGAATGGAAAAACTAGAAGAATTTGAAAAGAATTTTGcacttgtgttaaaatctatgGGAGATACAATGAGAAAGAGCGAGGAAAGAATCGCCACCTCCGAATACAGAGAATATATAAAGAGAGAGTGGCAACAAGTGGCGTTGGTAGTCGACCGTCTGCTACTCTTTGTGTTTGTTCTGCTCACTATTGGTGTGACAATGGGACTCTTACTACGAGGTACTATTCTCTTCGCTGTATCTCGCCATAACAGTGCAAAGAGTAGTTATTTTAGCTGA